From Alteromonas sp. BL110:
ATATTATTGGTGACGTGAAAGACAGAGACTGCATCATCGTTGATGACATGATTGATACAGGCGGTACGCTTGCAAAAGCAGCGGAAGCACTTAAAGCACATGGTGCTCGCCGTGTTTATGCTTATGCGACTCACGCTATCTTTTCAGGTAACGCTGCAAACAACCTTAAAGAGTCTGTTATCGACGAAATTATCGTTACCGACTCAATCCCATTAAGTGCGGATATGAAGCAAATCGGAAAAGTAAAACAGCTTACTCTTTCTGAAATGCTCGCTGAAACCATTCGACGCATTAGCAACGAAGAATCCATTTCAGCGATGTTTGAATATTAATTCAAACTAAAAAACGAGTGAGACGATGTTATTAAAAGCACCGTTTCACTCGCTTTTTCTAAGGGAAATTTTGTTTAGTTACCCGTTTCGTCTTCTTCGTCGTCTTCAGGCATATCGACGTCAACTACAGGCACTTCAACTTCTTTAGTCTCTGTTTTTACGTCCACGTCCATAGTATCAACGTCATACTCAGGCATTTCACCACCTTCAACGTCAACATCCGGCATTTGTCCCTCATCGGTTTTCTTTACTTCATACTCCGGAAGTTCACCAGATTCAACGTCAACATCCGGCATTTCGCCATCTTCAGTTTTGTTCACGTCACATGCAGTTGCCGCTAGTGCCAAACTCGATACTGCAAAAATTTTAGTTAAGTGCTTCATTTTCTCTCCTTAAAAACGTTGCTTTAGATAACCCCAAACTAAGTCTAAAGGTTATGCCAGCTGAGTAATACATCGATTTTGGGCTAAATAAATAGAGCCATTTCGCTGTTATTACATTAGTCAATGGTAATAAAGCAGGCTCTGTGCCAATCACTTTATAATAGTGGGGCTGCACGGGACGTGAAACTTTACCCCAGCCTTTTTTGCCTGTTCTGGTGAAGAACAGTGCTATGCTTTTGCTACATCGCTCAACATAAAAAAGTTATTGCCCCCACCCCATGAACAAAGGTTTAAGCAGATTTATAAGACCTTTTCACATTCAGTTTCTGTGGAATGAAAATATTGTTCATCGTTTTTAAAAAGAACTTCGCCTTTGTAAAAATCAAAACACTTTTTCTTCAAAAAAATAAGCCTAACTTTTTTTGTAACGTGAAAAATATGTATAGGTTTCTGTGTTTTTTGTAGAAATTACTTAAACGCCATGGAAAACTGTAAAACAAAGAAACGTTTTAATCAGCGGAAGCTAAAAGTTATACACAGCTGCGCACTAGGCACTAACTCGGCGCTAAATACGCACTAACGATAAAACCCTACTCTTATTTAATAGAGGAATATAAGAATGAAAACACATCACCTTAAACTCGCACTTATGCTTACTTCTGTACTTTCGCTTGTAGCTTGCTCTCAAGAAGAAACGAATAAGGACGTCACCATGGTTGATAAAGAAAAGCAGACGGATACTGGAGCTGAATCTATGCCTAAAGAATTGGTTGCCGAGCCTGTAACACAAGCTGAAGCCGTTGAGAAGAACGTAAAAGGTGAAGTTTCTATGAAAGGCAGCATCATATATAAAGACTTAGAAGGTGGTTTTTTTGCTTTTATTGCTGAGAATGGCGACCGCTATACACTTCATGGCCTAGATAAAACCTATCAAAAGAATGGCCTTGTTGTTGAAGTTAAAGGTACACCTAAGCCTGATATGATGACGTTCACTCAATTTGGTACTGTACTTCAAGTATCAAGCGTTAAAGTGCTTGATACCAGCAAAGTCATTGATAACCTACAAACAAAATGATCGCGCTCTATGCGAAACAAGTAGCAAATAACTTGTTCTTGTAATAAGGCAGAGAGCTAAGCTGCACATCCCTTTGCTCTTGCACTAAAAATACTCTGCTATGAATAAAAGGATGGTTGTTAATGATTAATGCATATGCCGCTAAAGAAGCAGGCGGAAAATTGGAAAAGTTTCAATACGAACCCGGTGAACTTGCTTCGCATGATGTTGAAATAGACGTTGAAAGCTGTGGCATCTGCCACAGTGATTTAAGCATGCTTGATAATGAATGGGGTATGACGGAGTACCCTTTTGTACCGGGACACGAGGTGGTAGGTACTATTAGTCAAGTAGGCGAACATGTCACTTCTCTTAAGGTAGGCCAGCGCGTAGGCTTAGGTTGGCATTCAGCCTATTGTAATAGCTGTAGAACTTGCGAAGCGGGCGATCACAACCTGTGTGCCGACGCTACTATGACTATAGGTGGTCGACACGGCGGATTTGCAGATAAAATACGCGCTCAGGCGCGGGCGGTTATTGCTCTTCCCGATTCTATCGATAGCACGAAGGCTGGGCCTTTGTTTTGCGGCGGCATTACTGTATTCAACCCCCTTGTCCAGTTTGGCATTAGCCCAGCAAGTGAAGTTGGAGTTATCGGCATTGGTGGTCTAGGACATCTTGCTCTACAGTTTTTAAACGCCTGGGGATGCAAAGTAGTCGCGTTCACTTCAAGCGAATCAAAAAAGAAAGAAGCGTTAGAGTTAGGTGCATCAGATACAATCAATAGCCGTGATGAAAACGAGATAAAGAAAGCGCGCGGTAGGTTCGACCTCATTATTTCAACCGTCAATGTAAAGCTAGACTGGAATCTGTATTTATCTACATTGGCACCGAAAGGTCGGCTTCACTTTGTAGGGGCTACCCTTGAACCTCTTGATATAGGTGCATTTAATTTAATTGGTGGGCAAAAAAGCGTGTCAGGTTCACCGGTAGGTAGCCCAGCAACCATCAAAACTATGCTTGATTTCGCGGCCCAGCATAATATTGAACCTGTTATCGAGACCTTTAAGTTTGATGATGTAAATGATGCCATTGAACGGCTTCGAGAAGGTAAAGCCCATTATAGGGTTGTGCTGACGAAATAAGCGAAAACATTGAAGGTCTCAATATAAAGCTGATTGACCACAATAAATAGCTCGGATAAAAGGCAGTCTATTATATTGACCCTGGTAGAATGTAAGCGCGCTTCGGCGCGCTTTTAATACTTACTCACTTCTGTTTTTATCTGCGTTGGTAATTGTATGTTGTGGTAGGTGGTGTTAGAATTCGCCGCCCTTGAATTTTGGGCAGATGGTTTATTGTGCGTAAAAATATATTTTCACGCATATTAAACATCAAATTACAGTGGGTTTTGGTCGCAAAAATCCACATCATTACATTTACATTTTTGGAGACAGACAATGTCTGAAGCAAATTTCAAACTAGATGCTTCTGTTCGTACAGACCTAGGGAAAGGTGCGAGCCGCCGCCTACGTCGCGAAGAAAAGCTTCCTGGTATCATCTACGGTGGTGAAGAAGCACCAGTTTCTATCACACTAGATCACAACAAAGTAAACAACTCTGCTGACTTTGAAGCGTTTTACTCACACGTTCTTGAGCTAAACCTAGACGGTAAAGTTGTTGAAGTTCTAGTTAAAGATATGCAACGTCACCCGTACAAGCCAAAGATCATGCACATTGACTTCCAACGTGTTATCGCTGGTCAAGACGTTCACACTAACGTTCCAATTCACTTCGTAAACGAAGAAGCTTCTGCTGCTGTTAAAGCTGGCGGTATTGCTGAGCACCACGTAACTGAAATCGAAGTTACTTGTCAGCCTAAAGATCTTCCTGAGTTCATCGAAGTAGACATGGCTGCTGTTGAAATGGGTCAAACGCTACACCTTTCTGACCTAACACTTCCAGCTGGCGTTGCTTCTGTAGAACTTGCTAAGAACGACGAAGCTCACGACCTAGCAGTTGTGACTGTTAAGCCTGCTCCTAAAGCGGCTGACGCAGAAGAAGACGGCGAAGAAGAAGCTTCAGAGGAATAATCCTCTTGGCTGATATCCGCCTAATCGTGGGCCTGGGTAATCCGGGCCCCGAATATGAAAATACCCGACACAATGCCGGTGAATGGTTTCTCAACCAACTTGCCGACACCTACAACGCCCCGCTAAAACCAGAAACCAAATTCTTCGGTAAAACTGCTCGCATTACCATTGCAGGCAAAGATGTCCGTTTGCTCTACCCCACTACATTTATGAATAAAAGTGGACAAGCAGTAGCAGCACTGGCTAATTTTTACCGCATAGAACCAGAACAAATATTAGTAGCGTTTGACGAATTAGATTTGCCCCCCGGCGTAGCAAAATACAAAGTGGGTGGAAGTTCTAGTCAAAACGGCGTACGTGACATTGTGGCTAAAATGGGTAACAACAAGAATTTTTTGCGTTTGCGCATAGGTATAGGGCATCCAGGTCATAAAAGCCGAGTAACCGGCCATGTTCTTGGTAAACCACCAGCAGATGAAAAGGCAGCTATTGAAAGCGCCGTTGATGAAGCGGTACGCTGTACAGAAATATTGCTGAAAGAAGACCTTAAGCAAGCACAAAACAGGTTGCACTCTCACAAAGGGTAAACCTAGCCAGTTATCACTTTTCCAAACTAAGGATCCATACCATGGGTTTTAAATGCGGTATTGTTGGCCTACCAAACGTAGGTAAATCAACACTTTTCAATGCATTAACAAAAGCAGGTATCGAAGCGGCCAACTTCCCTTTCTGTACCATCGAGCCAAACACAGGTGTAGTACCTGTGCCAGATCTTCGTTTGGACAAGTTGGCTGAAATCGTAAACCCACAGCGCGTTATTCCCACTACCATGGAATTCGTTGATATTGCGGGCTTGGTAGAAGGCGCATCTAAGGGTGAAGGTTTAGGTAATAAATTCCTAGCTAACATCCGTGAAACCGACGCTATCGGTCACGTAGTACGCTGCTTCGACGATGAAAATATTGTTCATGTTGCCGGTCGCGTAAGCCCGAAAGATGATATCGACGTTATTAATACCGAGCTTGCGCTATCTGATTTAGAAACAACGGAAAAAGCGCTGCACCGCGTAGCGAAGCGCGCTAAAGGTGGCGACGCTGATGCCAAGTACGAAATGAAAGTACTTGAAAAGATTAAGCCCCACCTAGATGAAGGCTTGTTGCTTCGCTCACTAGAGCTTAGTAAAGAAGAACTGGCGGCAATTAGCTACATGAACATGCTTACGCTTAAGCCAACCATGTACATTGCAAACGTGAATGAAGACGGCTTTGAAAATAACCCGTATCTTGACCAAGTGAAAGAAATTGCTGCAGGCGAGAATGCTACAGTCGTAGCTGTTTGTGCGTCTATTGAGTCTGATATCGCGGAGCTTGAAGATGACGAGCGCGAAGAATTTATGCAGGACATGGGCTTAGAAGAGCCTGGCCTTAACCGCGTAATTCGTGCCGGCTATAACTTGCTTACACTTCAAACTTATTTTACTGCAGGTGTAAAAGAAGTACGCGCTTGGACCTTCCCTGAAGGTTCAACTGCACCACAAGCAGCGGGTAAAATTCACACCGACTTCGAGAAAGGTTTTATTCGCGCTGAAATAGTGAGCTACGACCACTTTGTCGAGTTTAACGGCGAACAAGGTGCTAAAGATGCAGGTAAATGGCGTCTTGAAGGTAAAGACTACATTGTTAAAGATGGTGACGTTATTCACTTCCGCTTTAACGTGTAATTTCTAATGTAGAAATAAGCACTGTTTACTAAAGCCACCGCAAGGTGGCTTTTTTGTTTGCCGCAAACAATTGTGAAGCATACATAGGGCTGATATAACTAATAAAAAAACTAACGAATTTTACAATGATTTGTAAACAGCTCTGTAATTTACACCCGTTTGCAGTATCGAAAGTCACGTCACTACGATACACACAACTTAAAAAACGACAATTTTTATTTAAAGCCTCGGTTAGAGCATTATGTTTACTGGGTTTTGCTAGTTTTTCTCTTGCCGGTGAAACTCAGATTAAAGCGGGAACCACACAAGCTAACATTAGCGATAGTGAAATAGCGCCAACATTGGTGAGTAATACCGATAGTTGGTATCAAGTCCCCAAAGCTAATACGGTAACTTTCAAAACCGCACATGGCGACGTGGTTATTGCACTTCATCCTACCCTTGCGCCAAAACACGTGGCTAGGTTCAAAGCCCTTATAGAGGCGGGATTTTACAACGAGCAAGCGTTTTATCGTGTAGTAGACGGCTTTGTTGCACAAGCAGGTAGCAATGATACTCACGACGCAACTGAGTTTGCTGAAAGTCTACTTAAGCCAATCAGGGCCGAATTTACCCAGCCACTTAATAGCAATGTAAACATAGTGGAATCTAAGGATATGTTTGCACCTCACACTGGCTTTTTAGACGGATTCCCTGTAGGCGTTGATAAAAACCGAAAGGAAATGTGGGGGCTTCACTGCCCTGGCGTTGTGGCATTTGCTCGCAATAGCGAAATAGATACCGCCAGTACCGAGTTTTATATTGTAATTGGTCAAGCGCCACGACATTTAGATAGAAACATGTCGGTAGTCGGTCGCGTAGTGAAAGGTATGGAGCTACTTCAAAAATTACCGAGAGGCAATATGGCCACAGGTGGTGTGTTAGATGACATAACTCAAAAGAGTAAAATTAAGCAGGCTTTTATACATAATAACAACGCCACGCCTTACTTTTTACAAACGCCAGACCACGAAGAATACAAAAAGCGGGCTAATACGGGAAGAAACTTAGATAACCCGTTTTTTCACGACAATACCTATGGTCCGCGCCCTATTGACGTGTGTTATTACCAGACAAAACCCAGTATTAAAGCCTGGTAAAAGAGGGCATTACCCCTTGCAAGTTGTTCAAAATCACGGCTTTTTGTGCGTATTTCGCCCTAATACGCACACTTAATGAGCATTTAAAAAAAGTTAGTAAAAAAGGGGTTGACGGTTGCCAGTCATATACGCATAATACGCGCCACTTCCTGAGAGGGAAGAGAATAGCAAGGCTACGTAGCTCAGTTGGTTAGAGCACATCACTC
This genomic window contains:
- the ahr gene encoding NADPH-dependent aldehyde reductase Ahr codes for the protein MINAYAAKEAGGKLEKFQYEPGELASHDVEIDVESCGICHSDLSMLDNEWGMTEYPFVPGHEVVGTISQVGEHVTSLKVGQRVGLGWHSAYCNSCRTCEAGDHNLCADATMTIGGRHGGFADKIRAQARAVIALPDSIDSTKAGPLFCGGITVFNPLVQFGISPASEVGVIGIGGLGHLALQFLNAWGCKVVAFTSSESKKKEALELGASDTINSRDENEIKKARGRFDLIISTVNVKLDWNLYLSTLAPKGRLHFVGATLEPLDIGAFNLIGGQKSVSGSPVGSPATIKTMLDFAAQHNIEPVIETFKFDDVNDAIERLREGKAHYRVVLTK
- a CDS encoding ribose-phosphate pyrophosphokinase; translated protein: MKTHHLKLALMLTSVLSLVACSQEETNKDVTMVDKEKQTDTGAESMPKELVAEPVTQAEAVEKNVKGEVSMKGSIIYKDLEGGFFAFIAENGDRYTLHGLDKTYQKNGLVVEVKGTPKPDMMTFTQFGTVLQVSSVKVLDTSKVIDNLQTK
- the ychF gene encoding redox-regulated ATPase YchF; the protein is MGFKCGIVGLPNVGKSTLFNALTKAGIEAANFPFCTIEPNTGVVPVPDLRLDKLAEIVNPQRVIPTTMEFVDIAGLVEGASKGEGLGNKFLANIRETDAIGHVVRCFDDENIVHVAGRVSPKDDIDVINTELALSDLETTEKALHRVAKRAKGGDADAKYEMKVLEKIKPHLDEGLLLRSLELSKEELAAISYMNMLTLKPTMYIANVNEDGFENNPYLDQVKEIAAGENATVVAVCASIESDIAELEDDEREEFMQDMGLEEPGLNRVIRAGYNLLTLQTYFTAGVKEVRAWTFPEGSTAPQAAGKIHTDFEKGFIRAEIVSYDHFVEFNGEQGAKDAGKWRLEGKDYIVKDGDVIHFRFNV
- a CDS encoding 50S ribosomal protein L25/general stress protein Ctc, which gives rise to MSEANFKLDASVRTDLGKGASRRLRREEKLPGIIYGGEEAPVSITLDHNKVNNSADFEAFYSHVLELNLDGKVVEVLVKDMQRHPYKPKIMHIDFQRVIAGQDVHTNVPIHFVNEEASAAVKAGGIAEHHVTEIEVTCQPKDLPEFIEVDMAAVEMGQTLHLSDLTLPAGVASVELAKNDEAHDLAVVTVKPAPKAADAEEDGEEEASEE
- a CDS encoding peptidylprolyl isomerase, which codes for MICKQLCNLHPFAVSKVTSLRYTQLKKRQFLFKASVRALCLLGFASFSLAGETQIKAGTTQANISDSEIAPTLVSNTDSWYQVPKANTVTFKTAHGDVVIALHPTLAPKHVARFKALIEAGFYNEQAFYRVVDGFVAQAGSNDTHDATEFAESLLKPIRAEFTQPLNSNVNIVESKDMFAPHTGFLDGFPVGVDKNRKEMWGLHCPGVVAFARNSEIDTASTEFYIVIGQAPRHLDRNMSVVGRVVKGMELLQKLPRGNMATGGVLDDITQKSKIKQAFIHNNNATPYFLQTPDHEEYKKRANTGRNLDNPFFHDNTYGPRPIDVCYYQTKPSIKAW
- the pth gene encoding aminoacyl-tRNA hydrolase, which gives rise to MADIRLIVGLGNPGPEYENTRHNAGEWFLNQLADTYNAPLKPETKFFGKTARITIAGKDVRLLYPTTFMNKSGQAVAALANFYRIEPEQILVAFDELDLPPGVAKYKVGGSSSQNGVRDIVAKMGNNKNFLRLRIGIGHPGHKSRVTGHVLGKPPADEKAAIESAVDEAVRCTEILLKEDLKQAQNRLHSHKG